ACGACTCATGTATTTAAAAGTGGCTGATTCGCTTTTTCTTGTTCCCAGTAAAGAGGAACTAGAGTTTTTTGAACGCGATCTAGCCGAATTATGGTCAAAGATCCTCATGGATGTTGATAGTGGGTTTTTTCGGACGAAGAAGTCGAAGCTATGTGGTTGGTGTCCGCATCAAAGTCTTTGCCCAGAGTTTGGTGGCACTCCCCCAGCTTTGCCTTACCTAGCACAGAAACAGGAGTAAAGCCTAACCTTGCTGGTATGACGCAGTTTCTCCACTTACTATAGTCCCTAGGTTTAGGTAATTAGAAGAAGTGTTACCTTAGCAAGGGAGGATTTTGTTTTCATGTCAGCTCCGCGCCACCCTGGCATTGTGTTAAAAGAGGATTATCTCGATCCACAGGGCATTTCATTCTACGATGCCGCAAAGAAGCTCTATGTCGCGGAAGCCATGTTGGTACAGTTCGTTGCTGGTAAGCAATCAGTTACTTGGAATTTATCCAAAAGGCTAGCTGCTGTCTTCGATCAAAATCAGAGTTTTTGGTTAGAGGCGCAGCGAAATTGGGATAAATACAACGCGGAGTCTTAAAAACAACAACTAGGTGTGATAACCCGCCGCCATCTCATCCCTGATGGATTGGTGTTTGCTGACTGAGGATTGTTTTTCATATGGGGCACCCACCGCCCATATTGATGGTGCCCCATATGAAGGTTTTAACCACCTAGGCCTAAAATAAGCCGACTATTTTTTCATCGCGCACCGCAATGTTTTCGGCGGCTGGTTTCTTTGGCAGTCCGGGCATTGTCATGACATCGCCGGTTAATGCAACAACGAAACCTGCACCGATGCGAGGTAAAAGCTGGCGAACATGGAGGGTATGCCCTGTTGCAGCACCAAGTAGTGTCGGGTCATCACTGAAGGAATACTGGGTTTTTGAGATACAGACTGGAAGGGTGTCCCAGCCATTTTCCTGTAAAAATGCCAGATCTTTTCGTGCTTGTTTAGACCATACGACGTCGTTGGCACCATAGATTTCCGTGGCTATGGTGCCAATTGATTTTTCAATACCGTCTTCTGGTTCGTACAGTGGATGTGCAGTGCCACCACTTAGGGAGTTGACCACCGCCGCCGCTAGATCGTTAGCCCCTTCACCACCGTTTTGCCATACGGACACTGGAACCAGTGTCACCCCGAAGTTCTTTGCCCACTGGGTCATCCAGGCTATATCCGCACTGCTGTCACCGGAAAACTCGTTGAGTGCAACGATTGGTTCGATTCCAAACTTCCGAATATTAGCCACATGGCGTTCAAGGTTACAGATGCCTTGTTCTAAGAGCTTTTCGTCATCGGTTCTGTCGACGGCGTTGTGTTTAAGGGAACGGATAGTCGCCACGATAACGCAGCTATCTACGTTAAGCCCACCAGTGCGGGCTTTGATGTCGAAGAATTTTTCAGCTCCCAAGTCGGAGCCAAATCCAGCTTCCGTCAGCACGACATCAGCAAAAGTCAATGCGGTTTCTGTCGCGATTAACGAATTGCATCCATGGGCTATGTTTGCGAACGGGCCGCCGTGCACAAACGCAGGTGTCCCGCCTAAGGTTTGAACCAGATTGGGATTGATCGCGTCTTTTAATAACGCAGTTAACGCGCCATGGGCGTTGATGTCACGAGCTGTAATCGGTTTTTTGTCGTAACTTTGTGCCACAACAATGTTTCCGATCCGCAATTCCAGATCAGCAAGAGAGGTGGCCAGGCACAAAACGGCCATTATTTCACTGGCGGCAGTGATGGTAAAACCTGTCTCTGTTGGCACCCCATGTGCCATACCGCCTAAACCGGTCACGACATGACGCAAACTGCGGTCGTTAACATCTAGACACCGTTGCCAGGTGATCGAGCGGGGATCAATACCAAGAGTGTTACCGTGATGAATATGATTGTCAATCATTGCGGCGAGGGTGTTGTTCGCTGCAGTAATCGCATGAAAGTCGCCTGTGAAGTGAAGATTAATGTCCTCCATTGGGACTATCTGCGAGTATCCGCCGCCGGCGGCACCTCCTTTGATTCCCATAACCGGGCCTAAAGACGGCTCCCGGATTGCTACTGCTGTTTTTATTCCGGTGAGTCCAATAGCATCTGCCAGACCAATAAGTACCGTGGATTTTCCCTCCCCTGCTGGTGTCGGCGAGATTCCAGTGACTAACACCAGCTTTCCGCGAGGTGCGGGTGATGCGGCCGTGATATCCACTTTTGCTTTGGTTGTGCCGTAAGGAATGAGGGCGCTGGTTGGGATCCCGATTTTCTCGGCTATGTCACTGATGGGTTGAAGGACATGCGCTTGGGCAATTTCGACGTCGGTGGCCATAAGTGGTGGTGACCTTTCGATAGAGAGTGGATGACAGTTTAAATGTACCGCGTCAAAGACTGCATGCATGTGGAAAACCGGCCCAACCAGTTTTATTCACTGATTAGGGCCGGTGTGCGAATGCTATGACTTTTAGTCTTCCGCGTACAACGTGCCGTGGAAGGTTGGACGCATCAAGTTTTCTGGGGAGAGAACTTCATTGAGCGTTTCCTCGTCCATCAGGCCTTTTTCGAGCACAAGCTCACGTACTGACTTGCCAGTTTGAGCTGCTTCTTTACCGATGAGATCCCCGTTGTGGTGGCCGATAAATGGGTTGAGATAGGTGATAATGCCAATCGAGTTTTCCACATAGCCACGGCAGACCTCTGGATTAGCAGTTATGCCGATGACGCATTTTTCCCGAAGCGTATCGACTGCGGTTCCCAGGATAGTAATCGACTCGAACAGCGCCTGCCCGATGGCTGGCTCCATGACATTCAGCTGCAGCTGGCCCGCCTCAGCCGCCATTGTAACAGTCACATCGTTTCCGAAAACCTTGAAACATACCTGGTTTACAACCTCCGGAATCACGGGATTAACTTTGGCTGGCATAATGGACGAACCCGCCTGCCGCTCTGGAAGATTGATCTCATTAAGTCCTGCCCGCGGACCAGAGGAAAGCAAACGTAGATCGTTGCAAATCTTAGACAGCTTCATGGCGGCACGCTTCACAGCAGAATGGGTAAGAACGTAGGCACCGGTATCACTGGTCGCTTCGATAAGATCTGGAGCCGGTTGAATATCAAGTCCAGTCACCTCAGTCAACGCTTCAATTACTGCATCCCGATAACCTGCAGGAGTGTTAAGCCCAGTGCCGATTGCTGTTGCACCGAGGTTAACTTCAAGTAACCAACTAGCTGCATTTTCCAGAACCTTGCGCTCCTCCCCTAAGTTAAGAGCGAAAGCCTTGAATTCACCACCCAAGGTCATTGGTACCGCATCCTGCAGCTGCGTTCGCCCCATTTTGAGAATGTCAGCAAATTCATCAGCCTTTGCCATGAATGCCGCTTCCAGAGCATCAATTTTATCCATGAGCTGCGTCATGCATTCGTACAGGCCAAGCCTGAAACCTGTGGGATAGGCGTCGTTGGTCGATTGCGACATGTTGACATCATCGTTGGGGTTGATGACATCATAATCGCCCTTTTCTTTCCCCAAATGCTCAAGAGCCAGGTTTGCGACAACCTCGTTGGTATTCATATTCAACGAGGTGCCAGCACCACCCTGGAATACATCAATGGGAAACTGATCCATGCAGCGGCCATCATTCAAGATTTGATCACAAGCCCAAATGATCGCATCACGCTTCGTTTTAGGCAAAGCCCGCAACTTGTGATTGGCAATCGCAGTTGCCTTTTTGACTTGAACCATTCCGCGGATGAACTCAGGAATGTCGTTGATCGTGGTTCCTGAGATCGGGAAATTATCAATCGCGCGGAGGGTGTGGATGCCGTAGTAGTGAGAGTTGGCTACTTCCATTTCGCCAAGCAGGTCAACTTCGATACGAAATTCCGGTGACTGTGACATGTGTATGTAGTGTCTTTCTACTTTGGTGGGATGGGGTGTAGGGTGAGCCACACGACCCAAGGATACGTCAGTTTCATCGAAATGTTTTGCAGCATCAGCAAGGATGCTTAACGACGTATGAAGGCCGTGCAACTAGCAAACATGCTGGCTATAATCCGGCGAGCTTGCCAAAAATGAAACCAAATATAACCGCAAGGAAAATACACACAGTTCCAGGGATTATGAACGAGTGGTTAAAGACATATTTACCAATCTTTGTTGATCCGGTATCGTCCATCTCCACCGCAGCAAGCAACGTTGGGTAAGTTGGCAACACAAACAGGGACGACACCGCAGCAAATGCAGCGATTGCGGTTAACGGATTCACACCAACGGCAAGCGCGGCAGGCATTAATGCTTTGGTCGTTGCAGCTTGCGAGTACAGCAACGCTGCGGCGAAGAAGAGAACAACTGCCAGTAGCCACGGATACTGATTAAGAACGTCGCCAGACAACGCCTGAATATCCTCAATGTGCGCATTCACGAGCGTGGTGCCTAGCCAGGCGACGCCCATAACACAGACGCACGCGGACATACCAGACTTAAACACCTGGGTGCTTAAGATTTCGTCTGGTGGCAGTTTGCACAAGATTGTGATCACAACCGCAGTGCCCAACATCAGCGACATAATCGCTTCGTTACGAGGCAACGTCGGATCGGTAATTAATCCAACTTGCTCGGAAATCAATGTGGCATAGCACATCACCAAAACGATGGCGATGAGGAATAGAACAACTGAAAGCTTTGCTTGCTTCGTTGGAGTATAAGTAGAGATTTTCGGAGTGGATACCAAACCTTTCTCCACCCGAGAACGGTAAACTGGGTCCTCATCAAGATCTTTGCCTAGCCGGTTGGTGATAAAAGCAGTTGGGAAGATGGCAAGCAACGTCGACGGTATGACGATGCTCAGTAACTGCAGATAACCCACCCCCATTGGCTCCAAGATCGAGGCCATAAACACCACCGCAGCTGAAATCGGCGAGGCAGTAATCGCTAACTGGGAGGCAACCACCGCAATTGATAGCGGGCGGGATGGACGCACACGCCCTTCCTTCGCAACTTCCGCAATCACCGGAAGTGTTGAGAATGCGGTATGCCCAGTTCCTGCGAAAAGTGTCATGAAATAGGTGACCAGTGGAGCCAGATACGTGACGTATTTAGGGTTTTTCCGTAATAACCGCTCCGCCAGGTACACCAAGTAATCCATACCACCAGCGCGCTGCATTGCGGCAATAGCCGCAATTACAGCCATGATGATTCCGATAACGTCGAAGGGGATGTCGTCTCGGGTTACTGCAACCCCGGTAAGACCAAGTAGCAACACACCTAAACCACCGGCAAAACCGATGGCTATGGATCCCAAACGTGCACCAAGAACAATAGCAGCTAATACGATGGCAATGTGTAGCACAATCATAAGCAGTGTCCTCCACAAAATTTTGCTGTTACCTGCACCGTAATTTCCACCACGGTTTCTAACGGTCAACAGCGGCAATTTATATTTAGTAGTAACAGCTTTTATGCGATAAATAAATTCACTAATTAAATGTATTGTTGGTTGTTAAAATTATTTTTTATTTATCCTAGGTACCAACTACTACTATAACCATAACCCATAAATTTGGCATGTGATTTACGCCAAATTAGACCACAATCTATATACGACGCCGTCCGGAAAATTTTCTCCTATTTATCACCGATAAACCTGTTTTAAATAAATATTTTTAGGTACACGGGTTTATTTCACATCGCCGAATAAAACGGCTTTTAAAACCTTTAAATAAATACCGACGAAACTCCCGGGTCGTCGAAAAGCGAGGGTGCTTTACGCCACCAAATCCACCCCGTGGACTACAAGTTACAACGCACTGATGCCTAGATCCGGGCAATCCTTATCTCAGAAGCGAGAATAGCTTGCGCACCGATATCCGCCAGTTGATCCATGATCGAATTGGCGCGCTTTTTCGGCACCATCGCGCGTACCGCGACCCACTTGTCATTAGCTAGCGGAGAAACTGTTGGTCCCGAAATCCCAGGAGTAATTGTGGTTGCCTGATCGAGAAGTCGACGCTCAACGTTATAGTCAAGCATGAGGAAATTTTGCGCATGCAAAATTCCTTCTATCCGTCGCAACAACACCTGCATATCCGGCGAGATCACCGCATCGCGCCGGACGACCACAACTGCTTCGGAATCAACTAGCGGTTCCCCAAAAGGCGCTAATCCTTGTTTACGCAACGTGCGACCAGTAGAAACGACGTCGGCGATCACATCAGCCACCCCGAGTTTGATGGAAATTTCAACCGCTCCATCAAGACGAATCACCTCAGCGCTAATCCCCCGCCGAGCTAAGTCACTGCGAACGAGATTAGGATACGAGGTAGCAATGCGCTTGCCTTCAAGCTTATCGACGCTCCAGTCTTCTGTCGCCGGTGCCGCATACCTAAAAGTGGATGATCCAAATCCAAGCGTAAGAACTTCTTGTACTTCGGCTAACGAATCAGCCGCGAGATCCCGACCAGTGATGCCAAGATCCAACTGTCCGTTGGCAACATATATCGCTATGTCTTTGGGGCGGAGGAAAAAGAACTCAACATTATTGGTCTTATCCTCCACTGTCAGCGCTTTGGAATCACCTCGGGTGGAATAACCAGCCTCTTTGAGGATCTCAACGGCAGCTTCGGACAGGGACCCTTTATTTGGTACGGCGACCTTGAGCATGGAACTTCCTTGACTAGGACTAGAGATACTTATAAACATCTTCTGGGCTAATGCCACGTGCAATCATGACCGTCTGGGTCCAATACAACAATTGAGAGATTTCTTCGGCTAACTGTTCATCCGTTTGATACTCAGCAGCGATCCACACCTCGCCAGCCTCTTCGATTACTTTCTTCCCTAAGTGGTGCACACCCTTGTCAATGGCAGCAACCGTACCCGAACCTTCTGGCCGCTTGGCTACTCGTTGGTGAAGTTCGGAATAGAGGGTATCAAAGTTCTTCATTTTGGTAATTCTTCCATAGCTTCAAACCAGTGGCGCAGTTTGACAGCCGTCACCCCCACAAACGTGGGCGGCGTCATAATCTGAGTGCCAGGCGGCCTGGTCTCAGCAGACCCAGGTGCCGCAACAACCTTACAGCCCGCTCGATAAGCGGCGGTCATTCCCGTCGTGGAATCTTCAAACACCAAACAACGGGAAGTAGGTACCTTAAGTACCGCCGCCGCAGTTCGGTAGATCAGCGGATCCGGCTTACCATCAGACACATCGTCTCCGCATACCACCGCAGAAAAGAAACCCGCACCAATCGCTGATATCGCTGGTTCTGCAAGTTCTCGTGGCGTGTTCGTCACCACTGCCATAGGAATCCCAGCCTCAGATACATCCGCCAACAACTGATGGATACCAGGATTAACCCGGGCCTGAACTAGAAGCTCCGCCATCCGATCGAACATCGTGCGTTGCAAACGACCGTAATCAGCTTCAGTCAGGGTCACCCCAGCATGCTCGGCACAAATATCAGCTGTGTTACGGAAAGTACCGCCCACCGTCAACGCACGCAGCTTAGGACTAAGCCTCCGCCCGAGCGATTCGCTCATTTCATACGTTGCGATTTCCCACAACGGTTCTGAATCGATCAGCGTTCCATCCATGTCCCATAAAACCGCATCCATAGAACCTAATCATTCAGTGGAAACCATCGCCGGGCAAATTAATGAAAAGCTTATCGATTAAGAGAAGAAATGGCTTAACGCCCCGAGCCCCTCAAACGCTCCGGCTTGTTGTCCGCCACCAATGATAACTGCGGCCACAGCAATCGACACGATACGTTTAATCACGCTACTGATTACCTTAATGATGACCACCACTGCGATGATTCCCACAACCAAT
The nucleotide sequence above comes from Corynebacterium mustelae. Encoded proteins:
- a CDS encoding HigA family addiction module antitoxin gives rise to the protein MSAPRHPGIVLKEDYLDPQGISFYDAAKKLYVAEAMLVQFVAGKQSVTWNLSKRLAAVFDQNQSFWLEAQRNWDKYNAES
- a CDS encoding formate--tetrahydrofolate ligase; the protein is MATDVEIAQAHVLQPISDIAEKIGIPTSALIPYGTTKAKVDITAASPAPRGKLVLVTGISPTPAGEGKSTVLIGLADAIGLTGIKTAVAIREPSLGPVMGIKGGAAGGGYSQIVPMEDINLHFTGDFHAITAANNTLAAMIDNHIHHGNTLGIDPRSITWQRCLDVNDRSLRHVVTGLGGMAHGVPTETGFTITAASEIMAVLCLATSLADLELRIGNIVVAQSYDKKPITARDINAHGALTALLKDAINPNLVQTLGGTPAFVHGGPFANIAHGCNSLIATETALTFADVVLTEAGFGSDLGAEKFFDIKARTGGLNVDSCVIVATIRSLKHNAVDRTDDEKLLEQGICNLERHVANIRKFGIEPIVALNEFSGDSSADIAWMTQWAKNFGVTLVPVSVWQNGGEGANDLAAAVVNSLSGGTAHPLYEPEDGIEKSIGTIATEIYGANDVVWSKQARKDLAFLQENGWDTLPVCISKTQYSFSDDPTLLGAATGHTLHVRQLLPRIGAGFVVALTGDVMTMPGLPKKPAAENIAVRDEKIVGLF
- the aspA gene encoding aspartate ammonia-lyase, encoding MSQSPEFRIEVDLLGEMEVANSHYYGIHTLRAIDNFPISGTTINDIPEFIRGMVQVKKATAIANHKLRALPKTKRDAIIWACDQILNDGRCMDQFPIDVFQGGAGTSLNMNTNEVVANLALEHLGKEKGDYDVINPNDDVNMSQSTNDAYPTGFRLGLYECMTQLMDKIDALEAAFMAKADEFADILKMGRTQLQDAVPMTLGGEFKAFALNLGEERKVLENAASWLLEVNLGATAIGTGLNTPAGYRDAVIEALTEVTGLDIQPAPDLIEATSDTGAYVLTHSAVKRAAMKLSKICNDLRLLSSGPRAGLNEINLPERQAGSSIMPAKVNPVIPEVVNQVCFKVFGNDVTVTMAAEAGQLQLNVMEPAIGQALFESITILGTAVDTLREKCVIGITANPEVCRGYVENSIGIITYLNPFIGHHNGDLIGKEAAQTGKSVRELVLEKGLMDEETLNEVLSPENLMRPTFHGTLYAED
- a CDS encoding anaerobic C4-dicarboxylate transporter, giving the protein MIVLHIAIVLAAIVLGARLGSIAIGFAGGLGVLLLGLTGVAVTRDDIPFDVIGIIMAVIAAIAAMQRAGGMDYLVYLAERLLRKNPKYVTYLAPLVTYFMTLFAGTGHTAFSTLPVIAEVAKEGRVRPSRPLSIAVVASQLAITASPISAAVVFMASILEPMGVGYLQLLSIVIPSTLLAIFPTAFITNRLGKDLDEDPVYRSRVEKGLVSTPKISTYTPTKQAKLSVVLFLIAIVLVMCYATLISEQVGLITDPTLPRNEAIMSLMLGTAVVITILCKLPPDEILSTQVFKSGMSACVCVMGVAWLGTTLVNAHIEDIQALSGDVLNQYPWLLAVVLFFAAALLYSQAATTKALMPAALAVGVNPLTAIAAFAAVSSLFVLPTYPTLLAAVEMDDTGSTKIGKYVFNHSFIIPGTVCIFLAVIFGFIFGKLAGL
- the hisG gene encoding ATP phosphoribosyltransferase, with protein sequence MLKVAVPNKGSLSEAAVEILKEAGYSTRGDSKALTVEDKTNNVEFFFLRPKDIAIYVANGQLDLGITGRDLAADSLAEVQEVLTLGFGSSTFRYAAPATEDWSVDKLEGKRIATSYPNLVRSDLARRGISAEVIRLDGAVEISIKLGVADVIADVVSTGRTLRKQGLAPFGEPLVDSEAVVVVRRDAVISPDMQVLLRRIEGILHAQNFLMLDYNVERRLLDQATTITPGISGPTVSPLANDKWVAVRAMVPKKRANSIMDQLADIGAQAILASEIRIARI
- a CDS encoding phosphoribosyl-ATP diphosphatase translates to MKNFDTLYSELHQRVAKRPEGSGTVAAIDKGVHHLGKKVIEEAGEVWIAAEYQTDEQLAEEISQLLYWTQTVMIARGISPEDVYKYL
- a CDS encoding HAD family hydrolase produces the protein MDAVLWDMDGTLIDSEPLWEIATYEMSESLGRRLSPKLRALTVGGTFRNTADICAEHAGVTLTEADYGRLQRTMFDRMAELLVQARVNPGIHQLLADVSEAGIPMAVVTNTPRELAEPAISAIGAGFFSAVVCGDDVSDGKPDPLIYRTAAAVLKVPTSRCLVFEDSTTGMTAAYRAGCKVVAAPGSAETRPPGTQIMTPPTFVGVTAVKLRHWFEAMEELPK